From the genome of Bacteroidota bacterium:
CTCTAATTTATTAATTGTTCGAATTCCGACAAAACCTTCAACAAATCCTTTGAAGTAGTTTTTCGACTCCTTTAAAAGCTGCTTAAAAAAGGTCTCCTATTAAAAAGATTTTAAATAAAACCTAAAATCCTGGACTAAGGCCTTGATTTTTTCATCGTAGATTTATAGACAATATTAAAGATCAGTGAATATATAAGCTATCTTATTAGAGTAACATGTCCTATATACGTTTTATTATGCTCTTTGATATCGGTAAGTTCAATTTTATATACATAAACATCTTCAGGACAATTATCTCTCTTGTATTTTCCATCCCAACCCTTTGCCTGTTCGGTTGTGTCAAAAACCAATTGTCCCCACCTATCAAAGACCATAAAATGATATTGAGCAATGCCTTCGGTAATTGGCATAAATACATCATTTAATCCGCTTGAGTTTGGCGTGAATGCGTTTGGTATCCAAACCCGGATATCAGGCGTAACCTCAACTGTAATAAAGTTGGTATCCAGGCAGCCATATTCATTGATCACAACCTGAGTTACTGTATATGTGCCCACTTGCTTATATACATGATGTGTACTGCAATCAAAGGAGCTGTCACCGTCTCCGAAAAACAACTTGCAACGTATGGATTGCAGGCTCTCATCGGTAAATGCAAAGGCGGGATCAGAAATGGTAGTAGAAGTCGGATCTGCACTCAAAGCGGCATCGGGTCCGGGTAATACTGTTATTATATTAGGTTTTGTAAATGTGATAGTGTCTACACAGCCATTGGTCGCTACAATTGTTAGTGAAACATTGAAAATGCCTGATGAAGTATATATATGCACAGGATCCCGTTGTGTTGAGGTTTGTCCATCGCCGAATTTCCAGAGATAATTTAGCGCAAGTTGTGAAAGAGAGCTGTCCGTGAACTGCACTCTGAACGGTTTGCAGCCCGTTTTAGGCGGCATATCAAATTTAGCTGTTGGTAAAGGATAAATAGTGACAGTGTCGGTAGTTGACACTGTACAGCCATGATCTGTAATACTGAATGTGACCGGGAATTTTCCTACAGCATTGAACTTAACGCCGGACATATTTTTTAATGTTGAAGCCGTAGGAATGGCATTGGATCCGAATGTCCATGAATAGGTAGCCGACGAAGTAGAGTTTCCTGTCCCGTTAAAATTAAAATTGTTGTTGTTTATGCATTGGCCAACCTGAGCGGAGATCTGTGGTATGGGTGCCGGCAACACTATAACTGTATCTATGAATGATTGTGAGCAGCCGCGATCGGTAATCGTAAATTGAACAACTTGTTTTCCTGCATTGGAAAAAATTATTCCTGACGGATTTTGTTGTGTTGATGTTGCCGGAGTTGCATTTACCCCGAAGTTCCATGAATAGGTGGACCTGGATGTTGTAATACCCGTGCCGTTAAAATTATAGCTGTTTGTTAACACGCATTGAGGGCCGGGAACAACGAACTTTGGCATTAAGGGCGGATAGATTCTAACAGTGCCGGTAATAGTATCCGCGCATATGGTTCGTGGATCTGTGATCAATGTAATGGTGTAAGTTCCTGTATCAGGATATGTGTAATTGGGCTGTATGAGTCGTGAAGTGTCGTTTTGTAATGCGGGTACACCAAAGTCCCAGCGATAATTCGTTGCATTAGTACTCTGGTTAATAAAGGTTACAACTTTTCCGAAGCAAGTCGTTTGCAGGACAGAAAACTGTGATGTAGGAGAAGGCAATACACTTACAGAATCTGTAAATATTTGTGTACAGCCATGATCACTGATCGTAAAAGTAACAGCAAATGTTCCCGCTTTTATAAAGGTTATCCCTGTCGGATTTTGTTTTGTTGATGTTGAAGGTATAGCGCTTGGTCCGAAGTTCCAGGCGTATGTTGATTTCGTAGAAGTAACTCCGCTGCCGTTAAAATTAAAACTATTGGTGGATAAGCATTGGGCAGGCGGCGCAATAAATTTGGGCTCCAGGGGCGGATAGATTTTGAAAGTACTGGTGGCCGTATCAGCGCAAATGGTGCCGGGGTTTGCAACAAGTGTAATAACATAAACGCCTGTATCCTGATAAGTATAACCCGGTGCTTTAAGATTGGAAGTGTCGTTTGTAAGAGTAGGTACGCCAAAGTCCCAATGAAATGTATTAGCGTTAAGACTATTATTTAAAAAGTTAACGGTCTTCCCGAAGCAAAAGGTTTGCTGTGCGGGAATAGATGATACAATAACATGGGAACAATTGATTATATTGAATTGGAAGTCGCGTTTGTGTATTTCAACCAATACGCCATTCCGGTATTCGCGGACACAAACACCAATTACCCACTGTCCTATCATTGTTGGAGTACCGGTTATCATCCCTGTCTTCGGGTCAATTTTAATTGCGGGATTTGATTTGATGGGATATGAGCCATTAAATCCCGGCGCCCAGGGCACCGCAGTATATGGTGGAGGCGATGGAGGATTGGGCATTGGTGAAAAACTACTTGCACCGTGATAGGTGTCGCATAGTTCATATACAAGCGAGTCGCCATCGGCATCAGTTGCAGAATGGTCAAATTGTAAAGGCACTCCGGCACAGATATAGATCGGCGGATAATTTGTAAAATGCGGGCTATTGTTACATTTGACAATAGTCGTATCCGGTATTGTTGTAAAATATGTAGAGCCTACGTCACCGGGGCTTACAAGGTTAAGAATGGTATTGTTGCGGCAGCATCTTTGATATACCAATGTATATCCGCCCGGAATTGGTGGCAAAGTAACTGTGTCTGAATAAATACATTGTTCAACACAAACGTTTGCAGGGGGGACTATGCATGGATTGGTAATATTAATAGGCAAAGTGTCAGATCCGGG
Proteins encoded in this window:
- a CDS encoding PKD domain-containing protein translates to MLKRLIKIVVFLLFYSIPVFSTHIVGGEIYYECLGNNQYRIVLKVYRDCYNGLPWFDSPATVAVYDSGSVLIRTIDLIPPGSDTLPINITNPCIVPPANVCVEQCIYSDTVTLPPIPGGYTLVYQRCCRNNTILNLVSPGDVGSTYFTTIPDTTIVKCNNSPHFTNYPPIYICAGVPLQFDHSATDADGDSLVYELCDTYHGASSFSPMPNPPSPPPYTAVPWAPGFNGSYPIKSNPAIKIDPKTGMITGTPTMIGQWVIGVCVREYRNGVLVEIHKRDFQFNIINCSHVIVSSIPAQQTFCFGKTVNFLNNSLNANTFHWDFGVPTLTNDTSNLKAPGYTYQDTGVYVITLVANPGTICADTATSTFKIYPPLEPKFIAPPAQCLSTNSFNFNGSGVTSTKSTYAWNFGPSAIPSTSTKQNPTGITFIKAGTFAVTFTISDHGCTQIFTDSVSVLPSPTSQFSVLQTTCFGKVVTFINQSTNATNYRWDFGVPALQNDTSRLIQPNYTYPDTGTYTITLITDPRTICADTITGTVRIYPPLMPKFVVPGPQCVLTNSYNFNGTGITTSRSTYSWNFGVNATPATSTQQNPSGIIFSNAGKQVVQFTITDRGCSQSFIDTVIVLPAPIPQISAQVGQCINNNNFNFNGTGNSTSSATYSWTFGSNAIPTASTLKNMSGVKFNAVGKFPVTFSITDHGCTVSTTDTVTIYPLPTAKFDMPPKTGCKPFRVQFTDSSLSQLALNYLWKFGDGQTSTQRDPVHIYTSSGIFNVSLTIVATNGCVDTITFTKPNIITVLPGPDAALSADPTSTTISDPAFAFTDESLQSIRCKLFFGDGDSSFDCSTHHVYKQVGTYTVTQVVINEYGCLDTNFITVEVTPDIRVWIPNAFTPNSSGLNDVFMPITEGIAQYHFMVFDRWGQLVFDTTEQAKGWDGKYKRDNCPEDVYVYKIELTDIKEHNKTYIGHVTLIR